A portion of the Sulfurospirillum diekertiae genome contains these proteins:
- a CDS encoding Crp/Fnr family transcriptional regulator, producing the protein MANDSLSLIASLPLFDALEHEDIEKIASFCTVRHHKAGDVLFYEKDTKDSIYYIINGSVKFYKVDRFDNEIFLYKLYSNSLIFNVSKLIDSFFISCYANAEFLEDSMVLSIQSEPFRTMIYANHRLMTKILEESFKMIQQMQCIISRDVVFDGTAKVAHMLVNELETFNRLKKHEIAYMLHIQPETLSRILNKLTRNGTIEIEKNSVVILNIQELKEIYE; encoded by the coding sequence ATGGCAAATGATTCTTTATCTCTGATCGCTTCATTGCCACTGTTCGATGCGCTAGAACATGAAGATATCGAAAAGATCGCCTCCTTTTGCACGGTACGTCATCACAAAGCAGGTGACGTACTTTTTTATGAGAAAGACACCAAAGATTCGATCTATTATATCATCAACGGTTCAGTCAAGTTTTACAAGGTGGATCGTTTCGACAATGAAATCTTTCTCTACAAACTCTATTCAAACTCGCTCATTTTCAACGTCTCCAAGCTGATCGACAGTTTTTTCATCAGCTGTTACGCGAATGCGGAATTTTTGGAAGACAGTATGGTGCTTTCCATCCAGAGTGAGCCGTTTCGTACGATGATCTATGCGAATCATCGTTTGATGACGAAGATTTTGGAAGAGTCGTTTAAAATGATTCAGCAGATGCAGTGTATTATTAGCCGTGATGTTGTGTTCGATGGAACAGCAAAAGTGGCGCATATGCTCGTTAATGAGCTTGAAACCTTTAACCGCCTAAAAAAACATGAAATTGCCTATATGCTACACATTCAACCCGAGACACTTTCACGTATTTTAAACAAACTCACCCGTAATGGAACGATTGAAATCGAAAAAAACAGTGTGGTCATCTTGAATATTCAAGAATTAAAAGAGATTTATGAGTAG
- a CDS encoding type IV pili methyl-accepting chemotaxis transducer N-terminal domain-containing protein gives MIKPTTISTKMKLAGGLLSFVIIFIISLTVMMNQMSKKDSYIINIAGKQRMLSQKISKETFFIVHRHTNDFRELNTAVGLFESSLKDLLYGNDAKGIYAPQNERIKAKLEEVMALWLPFRSEVEALKSGIEEVRPDMEVLTPRIEKLLMLSDTVVQRMVKANLSNIHIDLSGRQRMLSQRMGLYVNRYLRLANAQDLLVFSDARALYNKTIKSFLDDPAVKNSPEVYAIVKENNAYWEEYIVYLEHVIAVENGINKHMAYVYEKNVQLLNAMDEAVWLYTAHSEAKNDMFLKFQYIALLVGLIIIVYAFVMSKEIIEHLEGFVQKAKELAHGDVSKFSTLPVTLSSNSEDELQEASSHISLFVHKVNLAMKDSEDALKKAENAVSQLQQLAEDVEDVIEDMGIDEHDKKTFDKNVNATEDIAIQSAENLIHVNRMLQKLKKKPQCDGR, from the coding sequence ATGATTAAGCCAACAACGATTAGTACCAAAATGAAATTAGCAGGTGGACTGCTCTCTTTCGTGATTATTTTCATTATCTCTTTAACCGTGATGATGAATCAGATGAGCAAAAAAGACTCCTATATCATCAACATTGCGGGTAAACAGCGTATGCTTTCGCAAAAGATCAGTAAAGAGACGTTTTTCATCGTACATCGCCATACCAATGACTTTCGTGAGCTCAATACCGCGGTGGGTCTTTTTGAAAGCAGTCTGAAAGACCTGCTGTATGGCAATGATGCCAAAGGTATTTATGCCCCGCAAAATGAACGCATTAAAGCCAAACTCGAAGAGGTCATGGCACTGTGGCTTCCGTTTCGTTCAGAAGTCGAAGCGCTTAAAAGTGGGATTGAAGAGGTGCGCCCCGATATGGAAGTGCTGACCCCTCGCATCGAAAAACTGCTGATGCTTTCAGATACGGTCGTGCAACGCATGGTCAAAGCCAATCTGAGCAACATTCACATCGATCTCTCAGGTCGTCAACGCATGCTTTCTCAACGTATGGGACTCTATGTAAACCGCTATTTGCGCTTGGCAAATGCTCAAGATTTACTGGTTTTCTCTGATGCGAGAGCACTGTATAACAAAACGATTAAAAGCTTTTTAGATGACCCTGCGGTAAAAAATTCTCCTGAAGTGTATGCTATTGTCAAAGAGAACAACGCGTATTGGGAAGAGTACATTGTTTATTTAGAGCATGTGATTGCTGTGGAAAATGGGATTAACAAGCATATGGCGTATGTGTATGAAAAAAATGTGCAGCTGCTCAACGCGATGGACGAGGCGGTTTGGCTTTACACTGCCCATAGCGAAGCAAAGAACGATATGTTCCTCAAATTTCAGTACATTGCACTTTTGGTTGGACTCATTATTATCGTCTATGCCTTCGTCATGTCAAAAGAGATTATTGAGCATTTAGAGGGATTTGTTCAAAAGGCCAAAGAGCTAGCACATGGCGATGTAAGTAAGTTTTCAACGCTACCTGTCACGCTCTCCTCCAACAGCGAAGATGAGTTGCAAGAAGCTTCTTCGCACATTTCACTTTTTGTCCATAAAGTCAATCTCGCGATGAAAGATTCCGAAGATGCGCTCAAAAAAGCTGAAAATGCGGTCTCTCAACTCCAGCAACTTGCGGAAGATGTGGAAGATGTCATTGAAGATATGGGAATTGATGAGCATGATAAAAAGACATTTGACAAAAATGTCAATGCCACGGAAGACATTGCGATTCAGTCCGCTGAAAATCTCATTCATGTCAATCGTATGTTGCAAAAGCTGAAAAAAAAGCCTCAATGCGATGGTCGATAG
- a CDS encoding RBBP9/YdeN family alpha/beta hydrolase codes for MKKVYIIHGYFASPTDHWFPWFVEKVHADYDIEVAVLHMPTPETPDMDTWLEKLHDKIGMPSNETFIIAHSLGCITLLRYLDSLQESFALGGMILVSPFDKPLEVFPNLNSFVDVTLDFAKLSRSIAQKYVIFSDNDMYVPPFVSKNIGVKLDSALLEIPRGGHFFRHRRV; via the coding sequence ATGAAAAAAGTTTATATTATTCATGGTTATTTTGCTTCGCCAACGGATCATTGGTTTCCTTGGTTTGTCGAAAAAGTTCATGCCGATTATGACATCGAAGTTGCAGTGTTGCATATGCCAACACCTGAAACCCCTGATATGGATACGTGGCTTGAAAAACTTCACGATAAAATTGGCATGCCGAGCAACGAAACGTTTATTATCGCACACAGTTTAGGCTGCATCACCCTTTTGCGTTACCTTGATAGCCTTCAAGAGAGCTTTGCCCTTGGTGGTATGATCTTGGTTTCACCTTTTGATAAACCTCTCGAAGTTTTCCCCAATCTCAATTCGTTCGTTGATGTTACGCTGGATTTTGCCAAGCTTTCACGTAGTATTGCTCAGAAGTATGTCATCTTCTCGGACAACGATATGTATGTACCGCCATTTGTAAGCAAAAACATAGGTGTCAAACTTGACAGTGCTCTTCTTGAAATCCCACGTGGCGGACATTTTTTTAGGCATCGAAGGGTTTGA
- a CDS encoding TIGR04283 family arsenosugar biosynthesis glycosyltransferase → MCQNALILFLKAPLVGRVKTRLAQHLGDENATALYRLMCEQLLCLTAPHDVDVIVAYDDEAHSPLPAYLENKSLFYQRGKDLGERMKNAFEIVFEQGYTSAILVGSDIPEVDEHILQETFTLLSHNDALLSPTLDGGYYCIGFHAHTFCQEAFWGITYSQKDVYVKTLSKMEHLRVAKGAMLRDIDTLDDLRAFTCKDFTTPLAHFARSVLSTLSHISVIIPVFHENETLLKTLAHLRKMAQSQNYEIIVVDTHEKTTVECLALQDVHIILAPKGRASQMNEGARKARGEILLFLHADTLLPNAWDTLIKESLHINKAGAFSLGIDDARYAFRFIETMANLRTSFTQIPYGDQAQFFQSSFFRELDGYAKIPLMEDVEIMKRIKKQGEKIDLLKPKALTSSRRWQKEGILYTTLRNRILSCLYWIGISPKHLVKHYKTHQK, encoded by the coding sequence ATGTGTCAAAACGCACTGATTCTTTTTTTAAAAGCGCCCCTTGTTGGTCGAGTAAAAACACGTCTTGCACAGCACCTTGGTGACGAAAATGCTACCGCGCTTTATCGCCTTATGTGTGAGCAACTGCTTTGCCTAACAGCGCCACACGATGTCGATGTTATCGTGGCATATGACGATGAAGCACATTCGCCTTTACCTGCTTATTTGGAAAACAAATCTCTCTTTTATCAAAGAGGCAAGGACTTGGGTGAGCGTATGAAAAATGCCTTTGAAATAGTGTTTGAACAAGGATATACGAGTGCTATTTTGGTGGGTTCGGATATTCCCGAAGTGGATGAGCATATTTTACAAGAAACGTTTACGCTACTTTCTCACAACGATGCCCTACTCTCTCCTACGCTGGATGGGGGTTACTATTGCATTGGTTTTCACGCACACACCTTTTGCCAAGAGGCGTTTTGGGGTATCACGTACAGCCAAAAGGATGTCTATGTCAAAACGCTTTCAAAGATGGAACATCTTCGCGTTGCCAAAGGTGCGATGCTCCGTGACATCGACACCTTGGATGACCTACGCGCTTTTACATGTAAAGATTTCACGACACCGCTAGCACACTTTGCACGGAGTGTTTTAAGCACATTATCCCACATCAGTGTCATCATTCCCGTCTTCCATGAAAACGAAACACTGCTTAAAACCCTAGCACATTTACGGAAGATGGCACAAAGTCAAAACTATGAGATCATCGTGGTCGACACGCATGAAAAAACAACGGTGGAATGTTTAGCCTTACAAGATGTTCACATCATCCTCGCCCCAAAAGGAAGAGCCTCACAGATGAACGAAGGTGCACGCAAAGCACGTGGTGAGATTTTGCTTTTTTTACATGCCGACACATTGCTTCCAAACGCATGGGATACTCTCATCAAAGAGTCTTTACATATAAACAAAGCGGGGGCTTTTTCACTGGGAATTGACGATGCGCGCTATGCTTTTCGCTTTATCGAAACCATGGCAAATCTTCGCACCTCTTTCACTCAAATTCCTTATGGCGACCAAGCCCAGTTTTTTCAATCATCGTTCTTTAGAGAGCTAGATGGTTATGCCAAAATACCGCTGATGGAAGATGTGGAGATCATGAAACGCATTAAAAAACAAGGCGAGAAGATCGACCTTTTAAAGCCCAAAGCCTTAACATCATCCAGAAGGTGGCAGAAAGAAGGCATCCTTTACACGACGCTTCGTAACCGCATTTTGAGTTGTTTGTATTGGATCGGTATTTCACCAAAACACTTAGTTAAACACTATAAAACACACCAAAAATAA
- a CDS encoding phosphotransferase has translation MQTENEIIDYIKKTTALNTFFNPTPLHVSEIGDGNLNFIFRVSDERKKTLILKYAAPYLRLLGKDFPLPQERICVEMHTLSYFKTIAPSFIPNIYHCDEEAFCFAMEDLVEYKLLQSAQFEQFIPLSIYTKLGLFLATLYAKTPPKKDERYYENATLKRISEEYIFIFPYISNHPALVLPSFFCSKSKSALFLQNINLLLNLFQQEKECLIHGDLHTGSIMIKNENIAIIDAEFSFFGPLGFDVGTLLAHILLGEIYTLFEKKPLQFKPTISAFWKAFEKKVGGVPEHILQQSVGFCGAELSRRLVVPAKAKPLEAIRSKKAKTKAYVLCENLSIELVEHFLHVKSVEAFIAIVERHLCVKTH, from the coding sequence ATGCAAACCGAAAACGAGATTATTGACTATATCAAGAAGACAACAGCTTTAAACACATTTTTTAACCCTACGCCTTTGCATGTCAGTGAAATTGGAGATGGTAACTTAAATTTTATCTTTCGTGTCAGCGATGAGAGAAAAAAAACACTCATCCTCAAATATGCAGCACCCTATCTTAGGCTTCTTGGTAAAGATTTTCCTTTGCCACAAGAACGCATTTGTGTGGAGATGCACACGCTCTCTTACTTTAAAACTATCGCGCCATCATTCATTCCGAACATTTACCATTGTGATGAAGAAGCATTTTGCTTTGCGATGGAAGATCTTGTGGAGTATAAACTCTTACAAAGTGCTCAGTTTGAGCAGTTTATTCCGCTTTCCATTTACACAAAACTGGGCTTATTTTTAGCAACACTTTATGCTAAAACACCACCGAAAAAAGATGAGCGTTACTACGAAAATGCTACGCTAAAACGTATCAGCGAAGAGTATATTTTTATTTTTCCCTACATTTCCAATCACCCTGCTTTAGTCTTGCCATCTTTCTTTTGCTCCAAATCAAAAAGTGCGCTTTTTTTACAAAATATCAATCTGCTTTTAAACCTCTTTCAACAGGAGAAAGAGTGTTTGATTCACGGTGATTTGCACACAGGCTCTATCATGATAAAAAATGAAAACATCGCCATCATTGATGCAGAGTTCTCTTTTTTTGGTCCTTTAGGATTTGATGTAGGAACACTTTTAGCACACATCCTTTTGGGTGAAATCTACACCCTTTTTGAGAAAAAACCTCTCCAATTCAAACCCACCATTTCCGCTTTTTGGAAAGCCTTTGAAAAAAAAGTGGGTGGCGTACCTGAGCACATTTTACAGCAGAGTGTCGGCTTTTGTGGAGCAGAACTTTCACGCCGTTTGGTCGTACCTGCCAAAGCTAAACCCCTTGAGGCGATTCGTTCTAAGAAAGCCAAAACAAAAGCCTATGTGCTGTGCGAAAATCTGAGCATTGAGCTGGTTGAACACTTTTTACATGTAAAGAGTGTGGAAGCGTTTATCGCTATTGTGGAGCGCCATTTATGTGTCAAAACGCACTGA
- a CDS encoding rhodanese-like domain-containing protein, with amino-acid sequence MKLASFFVLPIAALLLIGCGGKVKENSKYNYITADETAKLIREDASKIVLVDIQEKPDFDEEHLKGALATYAYPVKTEDEKARLAALLPEIKEGQKVIIVCPRGGGGADRAYDFYLSKGVKKDNLLTLKDGQYGWPRDKVKDVLAVSK; translated from the coding sequence ATGAAACTTGCTTCATTTTTTGTGTTGCCAATTGCGGCTTTATTATTGATTGGTTGTGGTGGAAAGGTCAAAGAAAACTCAAAATACAACTACATTACAGCAGATGAGACGGCAAAATTGATACGTGAAGATGCTTCTAAAATCGTTCTTGTTGATATTCAAGAAAAGCCTGATTTTGATGAGGAACATTTAAAAGGTGCATTGGCGACGTATGCGTACCCTGTGAAAACAGAAGATGAAAAAGCAAGACTTGCCGCACTGCTCCCCGAAATCAAAGAGGGTCAAAAAGTGATTATTGTTTGTCCAAGGGGTGGTGGAGGAGCGGATCGCGCTTATGATTTTTATCTCTCCAAAGGTGTTAAAAAAGACAACCTTTTAACCCTCAAAGATGGACAATACGGTTGGCCGCGCGATAAAGTCAAAGATGTTTTAGCCGTCAGTAAATAA
- a CDS encoding TVP38/TMEM64 family protein, protein MLKPRKIAILLFVGVALTLLFTCPQSRNYFFDVVGLFEGLDIEKIKAYILSFGILAPLISFALMVFQAVVAPLPAFLITFANAALFGWVYGAALSWVSAMVGALLCFYIAKFLGREVVEKLTSKMALESVDAFFEKHGTYAILIARLLPFISFDVVSYAAGLTSMSLRSFLIATGVGQLPATLVYSYAGEMLTGGTQTIVYGLLILFSLSILIYLIKRVYRGK, encoded by the coding sequence ATGCTCAAACCACGCAAAATCGCGATACTGCTCTTTGTCGGTGTCGCGCTTACCCTTCTTTTTACCTGCCCTCAAAGCAGAAACTATTTTTTTGATGTGGTGGGGTTGTTCGAAGGGCTTGATATTGAAAAGATTAAAGCGTACATTCTCTCCTTTGGCATCTTAGCGCCTTTGATCTCCTTTGCCCTGATGGTTTTCCAAGCTGTTGTTGCTCCTTTGCCCGCATTTCTTATTACGTTTGCGAATGCGGCGCTGTTTGGTTGGGTGTACGGAGCTGCACTTTCATGGGTGAGTGCCATGGTGGGAGCACTTTTGTGCTTTTACATCGCCAAATTTTTAGGGCGTGAAGTGGTTGAAAAGCTGACCAGTAAGATGGCGTTAGAGAGTGTTGATGCTTTTTTTGAGAAGCATGGCACCTATGCTATTTTGATAGCACGCCTTTTACCTTTTATCTCCTTTGATGTGGTGAGTTACGCCGCAGGACTGACGTCAATGAGTCTTCGCTCTTTTTTGATCGCCACAGGTGTGGGGCAACTGCCTGCAACGCTTGTGTACTCGTATGCGGGAGAGATGCTCACAGGTGGTACTCAAACGATTGTGTATGGACTTTTGATTTTATTCTCCCTCTCAATTTTGATTTATCTGATTAAGCGAGTGTATCGTGGAAAGTAA
- a CDS encoding 4Fe-4S dicluster domain-containing protein — MLYSFTISPKKLLTKFTTEIPSSQMAFSCANCGLCAHMCPRDIDFGAIFTASKKNYAEDKKVLKKYGYGGVIFHQKSSFSKLFSTTKKFTQGEYTHMAFMLDVR; from the coding sequence ATGTTGTACAGCTTCACCATCTCACCCAAAAAATTGCTCACAAAATTTACCACGGAGATTCCCAGCTCTCAAATGGCATTTTCATGCGCCAATTGTGGTTTATGTGCGCATATGTGTCCTCGTGACATCGACTTTGGGGCGATCTTCACAGCGTCTAAAAAGAACTACGCTGAAGATAAAAAAGTGTTGAAAAAGTATGGATACGGTGGAGTCATCTTCCATCAAAAAAGTAGTTTTTCAAAACTTTTTTCTACTACAAAAAAGTTTACACAAGGAGAGTACACCCATATGGCATTTATGCTGGATGTGCGCTAA
- a CDS encoding (Fe-S)-binding protein — translation MYAGCALSSYSPSLVHTVFNYLQSKCSGIGIIQQCCGTPTRVMGDMEQFKIYHSQLERDLDTMGATTVVTACENCFMSIKTYAPHIKIVSLYSLLVEIGLPESAKERHKNTLKMALHDPCPTRYEKKIHHDVRTLLAQIGLPYEEFKQNREKTLCCGSGGMLELTNSALAHEQMRTRASQTECESIVSYCQSCAESMNKGGKNGVHLLDLIFNPTFEMKQKEQGTLKKWYNRFSARQMISALKDNT, via the coding sequence ATTTATGCTGGATGTGCGCTAAGCTCGTACTCTCCGAGCCTCGTTCACACCGTTTTTAATTATTTACAATCCAAATGCTCAGGCATAGGTATCATTCAACAGTGCTGTGGCACTCCGACACGTGTTATGGGTGACATGGAGCAGTTTAAAATCTACCACTCACAACTTGAGCGCGATCTTGACACAATGGGCGCAACCACCGTGGTTACAGCATGTGAGAACTGCTTTATGAGCATCAAAACCTATGCACCACACATTAAAATTGTCTCACTTTATTCACTATTAGTGGAAATTGGGCTTCCCGAAAGCGCCAAGGAGCGCCATAAAAATACTTTGAAAATGGCATTGCATGACCCCTGTCCCACACGGTATGAAAAAAAGATTCATCACGATGTCCGTACCCTTTTAGCGCAGATTGGTCTGCCGTATGAAGAGTTTAAACAAAATCGTGAGAAGACGCTGTGTTGCGGAAGTGGCGGTATGTTGGAGTTGACCAATTCTGCTTTAGCGCATGAGCAAATGCGCACGCGTGCCAGCCAAACTGAGTGTGAAAGCATCGTCAGTTACTGTCAAAGTTGCGCGGAGTCGATGAACAAAGGGGGGAAAAATGGGGTGCATCTACTCGATCTCATCTTTAACCCAACATTTGAGATGAAGCAAAAAGAGCAAGGAACTTTAAAAAAATGGTACAACCGTTTTAGCGCACGTCAAATGATCAGCGCTTTAAAGGATAACACATAA
- a CDS encoding TVP38/TMEM64 family protein — MFVFYKNGVLSYAQVESIKTFVLGFGIYAPLIFIALFTLAPLIFFPDGILALAGGLIFGFVWGSVYIVLGALCGGTLSFYLARLYGKKMREKLAHEKLINFQKSVQKHGFVMILLLRLVPLVPFNIISYSAGFSTIRYRDFFFATLLGMMPGVLVYANIGAQSLSFGSREFYISVSLLVVLVVVSMVLKQRVKKRLETYEK; from the coding sequence ATGTTTGTCTTTTATAAAAATGGCGTGCTCTCTTACGCGCAAGTCGAATCAATCAAAACGTTTGTGCTGGGCTTTGGCATTTACGCACCGCTTATTTTCATAGCTCTCTTCACACTCGCACCGCTTATCTTCTTTCCCGATGGTATTTTGGCTCTTGCAGGTGGACTTATCTTTGGGTTTGTATGGGGGAGTGTTTACATCGTTTTAGGCGCACTGTGCGGCGGTACGTTGTCGTTTTACCTTGCACGGCTTTATGGCAAAAAAATGCGTGAAAAATTGGCGCATGAAAAACTCATCAACTTTCAAAAAAGCGTTCAAAAGCATGGTTTTGTGATGATTTTACTGCTTCGTTTAGTCCCGCTTGTGCCGTTTAACATCATCAGTTACAGCGCTGGCTTTTCAACGATTCGCTACCGTGATTTTTTCTTTGCAACGCTTTTGGGTATGATGCCAGGTGTACTGGTGTATGCGAACATCGGCGCGCAATCGCTGAGTTTTGGAAGCAGAGAGTTTTACATCTCAGTGAGCTTATTGGTTGTGCTTGTGGTCGTTTCGATGGTTTTAAAACAACGTGTAAAAAAAAGGTTGGAAACGTATGAAAAGTAA